From Medicago truncatula cultivar Jemalong A17 chromosome 7, MtrunA17r5.0-ANR, whole genome shotgun sequence, a single genomic window includes:
- the LOC11440082 gene encoding MDIS1-interacting receptor like kinase 2: protein MKTSPMIFLFSTIQSIKLLAICLCAFLMASSTHVSSSSTINVKSREASSLLKWKSNLEIESQALLSSWNGNNSCNWMGITCDEDNIFVTNVNLTKMGLKGTLETLNFSSFPNILTLNLSGNFLNGSIPPDIDALSKLSHLDLSNNDLTGHIPFSIGNLTNLMYLNLAKNHISGHIPKEIGKSMNLKFLILSLNNLSGHIPVEIGKLIKMNYLRLSDNSLSGFIPHEIGMMRNLVEINLSNNSLSGKLPPTIGNLSNLQNLFIFSNHLSGELPIEINKLSNLVTFLIFYNNFIGQLPHNICTGGNLKYFAVLDNHFTGPVPMSLKNCSSIVRIRLEQNQLSGNITDFFGVYPNLDYMHLSQNNFYGQISPNWGKCRSLTFLNVSNNNISGGIPPELGEATILYALDLSSNYLTGKIPKELGNLTSLSKLLIHNNRLSGNVPVQITSLKKLETLNLAVNYLSGFITRELGYFPRLLNMNLSHNKFKGNIPVEFGQFKVLQSLDLSGNFLNGTIPSTLAQLIYLESLNISHNNLSGFIPSNFDHMLSLLSVDISFNQLEGPVPNIPAFNKATIEVLRNNTRLCGNVSGLEPCSKASGTRSHNHKKVLLIVLPLAIGTLILVLVCFKFLHLCKNSTTIQYLARRNTFDTQNLFTIWSFDGKMVYESIIEATEDFDDKHLIGVGGQGSVYKAVLDTGQVVAVKKLHSVIDEEDSSLKSFTSEIQALIEIRHRNIVKLYGFCLHSRFSFLVYDFMGKGSVDNILKDDDQAIAFDWNKRVNVIKDVANALCYMHHHCSPPIVHRDISSKNILLDLEYVAHVSDFGIAKLLNPDSTNWTSFAGTIGYAAPEYAYTMKVNEKCDVYSFGVLALEILFGRHPGGFVYYNTSPSPLWKIAGYKLDDMSLMDKLDKRLPRPLNHFINELVSIARIAIACLTESSPSRPTMEQVTNELAMSYLSTMDEFHIVKENHTQID from the exons ATGAAGACTTCACCCATGATATTCCTATTTTCAACCATTCAGTCCATAAAGCTTCTTGCAATATGTCTTTGTGCATTTCTAATGGCCTCTTCTACacatgtttcttcttcttcaaccatTAATGTAAAAAGTAGAGAAGCAAGTTCTTTGTTGAAATGGAAAAGCAACCTTGAAATAGAAAGCCAAGCTTTGTTATCTTCATGGAATGGCAACAATTCATGCAACTGGATGGGAATTACATGTGATGAAGATAACATATTTGTCACCAATGTAAATCTCACAAAAATGGGATTAAAAGGTACACTTGAAACTCTCAACTTCTCATCATTTCCAAACATACTCACTCTTAATCTTAGTGGCAACTTCTTGAATGGAAGTATTCCTCCCGATATCGATGCTTTGTCGAAACTATCCCATCTTGATCTTAGTAACAATGATCTCACAGGGCATATCCCGTTTTCGATAGGAAATTTGACTAACTTGATGTATCTAAATTTAGCAAAGAACCATATTTCTGGCCACATCCCTAAGGAGATTGGGAagtcaatgaacctaaaatttttaattctttctCTTAACAACTTATCTGGCCATATTCCTGTGGAAATTGGGAAATTGATCAAGATGAACTATTTAAGGCTTAGTGATAATAGTCTTTCTGGTTTCATTCCACATGAAATTGGAATGATGAGAAATTTGGTTGAAATTAATTTGTCCAATAACTCTTTATCAGGCAAACTCCCACCAACAATAGGAAATTTGAGCAATTTACAAAatcttttcatattttcaaaCCATCTTTCTGGGGAACTTCCAATAGAAATCAATAAGCTTTCCAATTTGGTAacatttctaatattttataacaatttcattGGTCAACTCCCTCACAATATTTGCACTGGTGGAAACTTGAAATACTTCGCTGTTTTGGATAACCATTTCACTGGTCCTGTTCCGATGAGTTTGAAGAATTGCTCAAGCATTGTAAGAATTAGGCTTGAACAAAACCAACTTTCTGGAAATATAACAGATTTCTTTGGTGTGTATCCGAATTTGGATTACATGCATTTgagtcaaaataatttttatggcCAGATTTCACCGAACTGGGGGAAATGTCGTAGCCTGACATTCCTCAATGTCTCCAATAATAACATATCTGGCGGTATACCACCAGAACTAGGCGAGGCAACCATTTTATATGCGCTCGACTTATCTTCAAATTATCTCACAGGAAAAATTCCAAAGGAGTTAGGTAACTTGACTTCATTGTCTAAACTCTTGATACACAACAACCGTCTTTCAGGAAACGTTCCTGTACAAATAACATCACTAAAGAAACTTGAGACCTTAAATCTTGCCGTAAATTATCTAAGTGGCTTCATCACAAGAGAACTAGGATATTTTCCTAGATTATTGAACATGAATTTGAGCCATAACAAATTTAAAGGAAATATTCCTGTTGAGTTTGGCCAATTTAAAGTCCTTCAAAGTCTTGATCTTAGTGGGAATTTTCTCAACGGAACAATACCGTCAACGCTTGCTCAACTGATATACTTAGAATCATTGAATATATCACATAATAACCTTTCTGGATTTATTCCCTCGAACTTTGATCATATGCTGAGTTTGTTATCGGTTGACATATCGTTTAACCAATTAGAGGGTCCGGTTCCAAACATTCCAGCTTTCAATAAAGCAACCATTGAAGTTTTGAGAAATAATACAAGACTGTGTGGTAATGTTTCTGGATTGGAGCCTTGCTCAAAAGCAAGCGGTACTAGATCTCATAATCATAAGAAAGTCTTATTGATTGTTTTACCACTTGCAATTGGAACTCTAATACTAGTATTAGTTTGTTTCAAATTCTTGCATCTCTGCAAAAATTCAACCACGATACAATACCTGGCTCGAAGGAACACATTTGATACTCAAAATCTATTTACCATATGGAGTTTTGATGGAAAAATGGTGTATGAGAGTATTATTGAAGCCACAGAAGATTTTGATGATAAACATCTCATCGGAGTAGGAGGGCAGGGAAGTGTTTACAAAGCCGTGTTGGACACAGGTCAAGTAGTGGCTGTGAAAAAACTCCATTCAGTAATAGATGAAGAAGATTCCAGCCTAAAATCTTTCACAAGTGAGATCCAAGCTTTGATAGAAATTCGACATCGTAACATTGTGAAGCTGTATGGATTTTGTTTGCATTCACGATTCTCATTTTTGGTTTACGATTTCATGGGAAAAGGAAGTGTAGATAACATTTTGAAAGATGATGATCAAGCAATTGCATTTGATTGGAATAAGCGGGTGAATGTCATTAAAGATGTAGCTAATGCTCTATGTTATATGCATCATCATTGCTCACCTCCGATTGTTCATCGAGATATATCAAGCAAGAATATACTTCTAGACTTGGAATATGTAGCTCATGTCTCTGACTTTGGAATAGCTAAACTTCTAAATCCTGATTCAACCAATTGGACCTCATTTGCAGGAACCATTGGATATGCTGCTCCAG AATATGCTTACACAATGAAAGTGAATGAGAAGTGTGATGTATATAGTTTCGGAGTGTTGGCATTGGAAATACTCTTTGGAAGACACCCAGGAGGTTTTGTATACTATAATACCTCACCATCACCTTTGTGGAAAATCGCAGGCTACAAACTCGATGACATGTCATTGATGGACAAGTTGGATAAACGTCTCCCTCGTCCGTTGAATCATTTTATTAACGAGTTAGTATCAATTGCAAGGATAGCAATTGCCTGCTTGACTGAAAGTTCACCATCTCGCCCTACCATGGAGCAGGTCACCAACGAACTTGCAATGTCATATTTGTCTACAATGGATGAGTTTCATATTGTCAAAGAGAATCACACACAAATAGATTAA